A single Argopecten irradians isolate NY unplaced genomic scaffold, Ai_NY scaffold_0080, whole genome shotgun sequence DNA region contains:
- the LOC138311657 gene encoding uncharacterized protein: protein MDMLAKQNELILLKLDEVLAEKSKECTARISKSKQVNVPAEIKSAVHDGYKCGSEAKNLNWTIKDRSGNSLKHNSNENRQMTEHIPSFVKGMYPSAQNGVIMVSIERYFESLKQKEHKNLTGKTEHHKEKMVRYSRKKRKMTSRIAALNEKRSYSEEKKKKVR from the exons ATGGACATGCTAGCAAAGCAGAATGAGCTGATACTCCTAAAGCTGGATGAGGTTCTTGCTGAGAAATCCAAAGAATGTACCGCTCGTATTAGTAAATCTAAACAAGTCAATGTACCAGCAGAAATTAAG TCAGCAGTCCATGATGGCTACAAATGTGGCAGTGAGGCCAAAAACCTGAACTGGACCATCAAAGACAGGAGCGGCAACAGTCTAAA GCATAACTCAAACGAAAACAGACAAATGACAGAGCACATACCGAGTTTTGTCAAAGGAATGTACCCCTCTGCACAGAATGGAGTAATAATGG TGTCCATAGAAAGGTATTTTGAGTCACTAAAGCAGAAAGAGCACAAAAACCTCACAGGGAAAACTGAACACCATAAGGAGAAGATGGTGCGTTACAGCAGAAAGAAAAGG AAAATGACATCCAGAATAGCTGCGTTAAATGAAAAGAGGAGCTATTCtgaagagaaaaagaaaaaagtgaGGTAG